The Colwellia sp. M166 genome segment CATCATGAGAAAGTATTGCTAATGAAGCTCTAAGCGCTTTATTTTCTGGCACTTCAATCAGTCGATAGCCTTTGAGTATCGAGTCAACATAAAGTGCCGAGCCACCGGCCATAATAGCAAGCTTATTTTTATTGGTAATTTCTTGGTAGGCGTCAATAACGTTTTGTTGAAAATCGAAAATACTATATTCATAACCAGGATCGACAATATCAATTAAGTGATGTTTAACATTTTGGTATTCATCGAGGTCTTTACCACTACCAATGTCCAAACCACGATATACTTGCCGAGAGTCAGCGGAGATAATCTCGCCATTTAGCATTTGGGCCAATGCTACTGCCAGTTTAGTTTTACCTGATGCTGTTGAGCCAAGTACTACTAGCATGTTAAAAGCTGACATAAATAACCTATGGGTATTGATACCAAACGGATTAAGTAATTCTTACTAGGTGAGCAAGTCATTAGTCCGATTGCTATGAGCTAAAATAAAGCCTGAATTATATCGTTAAATTTATCACTATGCTTGTGGCTTATGCTGTTTTTGGTTAATTTTAGCCATTAAAATATATCATTAGTGATATAGTGTTAGTGCGATTAAGATCACGACTTTCATGTAGCTTAGAGGCAATTTAATCAAATATGGCGGCAAAAAAAACTTCTCAAACATCGACAAAAAAAACACGTAAGGCTAAGCCAGAAAATGCAAAAATTTCTGAGAAAATGGCTAATAGTCGAGTAAAACGACTGTTGCGTTGGTCATTTTGGTTTACGGTTAAAATGAGTGTTTTACTGATGTTTATGCTGTTTATTTACAGTATTTATCTTGATGGTAAAGTGCGTGATAAGTTTGAAGGTCAGCGCTGGCAAGTACCCGTGCAGGTTTACGGTGCGGTTGAAGAATATAGTATTGGCAGTAAGTTAGCACTGACCAATTTGAAACAAGCTTTAATTGCCAATCGTTATAAAAAAGTGACCAAGGCTCAACGTCCGGGTGAGTTTGCTTTGTCAAAAAGTCGAGCGATTATTTATCGTCGTGCTTTTGATTTTGGTGGTGGAATTGAGCCCGCGCAAGAAATCACCATTGACCTTGCTAATGGTAAAGTCCAAGCCTTGTATCGTAATAATGAACATGTTTCGCAGCTACGATTAGAACCCCTTTTATTGGATAGAATTTTACCTGAAAGCAAAGAAGATCGGGTATTAGTGTCTTTACAAACCGTGCCTGAAAAGTTGTTGGATACGTTATTACTCATCGAAGACCGAGATTTCTATTTTCATCATGGCGTTTCACCATTCGGTATTTTGCGGGCACTTTACCAAAATTTAAGAGCGGGTCGCACAGTACAAGGCGGTAGTACCTTAACGCAGCAACTGGTTAAAAATATGTTTCTAACCAGAGAGAAAACCTTATGGCGCAAAGCTAATGAAGCCATCATGGCGCTAATTTTGGAATATCGATACAGCAAAGATCAGTTATTAGAAGCCTATATTAATGAGGTGTACCTAGGACAACATTACGCCAATGGTATTTACGGCTTTGGCTTGGCAGCAGACTTCTACTTTGGTAAGTCTATCCAATCCCTTAATTCTGAACAAATGGCGATGATTATTGGCCAAGTTAAAGGACCTAGTTATTATGATCCTTGGCGTTTTCCCGAGCGCACAACTAAGCGACGAGACCTAGTCTTGCGCTTAATGTATCAAGAAGAAATTATTTCTCGGCATGAGTTTGAACGGGCGGTTGAGTCGCCTTTATCGATCAGAAAAAAACGACGAGTACAGCAACAAAAGTTTCCAGCGTATTTGCAATTAGTTAAAGCCGAACTGTCACGACACTTATCAGAATACCAGCAACAATCGGGTGTACGGGTGTTTACCCGTTTTTCAATTAATCAACAGTTAGCTTTACAAGCCAGTATTGACCAGCAATTACCGAGTTTAGAAGAAAAATCAGGCTCTGAATTACAGGTTGCTATGGTGATCTCAGATGTAAAGTCAGGCGGTATTCGGGCTTTAGCTGGCGGCAAAGAAGCGGGTTATGCTGGGTTTAATCGAGCATTGCATGCTCAACGACCTATTGGCTCGTTAATTAAACCTGCGGTATATCTTGCGGCGTTGGAACGTTATCAGCGCTTTAATTTAGCTAGTATCATTGAAGATAGAGCTATCACACTTGCTAATGCAGGTGGGCAAGCTTGGCAGCCGAAAAATTATGATGGTAAATATCGCGGCCAAGTACATTTAATTGATGCACTGGTCTCAAGCCTTAATGTGCCGACGGTAAATCTTGGCATGCAATTAGGTTTAGATAATGTCGCGAAAGCGATACATTTATTGGGTTATCAAGACGATATTGTTACTCGACCTTCTATGTTACTGGGGGCATTAAATATGTCGCCAGTACAAATAAGCCAACTTTACTTGCCGATTGCTAATCATGGTGTCGCTGAAAAATCTCATGCAATCGAGCGTATTGTTAGTGCTCGTGGTGAAACCTTATGGCAATTTCAAGCACTAGATCAGCAAATTATTTCCACACAAGCGGCTTACTTACTCGATTTTGCATTAAATAAGGTCACGACTTCAGGTACCGCTCGCTCGTTAACTTGGCGCCTTAAAGGTACAGACGTAGCAGGAAAAACCGGCACCACCAATGATCAAAGAGACAGCTGGTTTGTTGGCTATGATAATAATACTTTAGTCACTGCTTGGTTAGGTCGAGACGATAACAAGCCAACAAAATTAACCGGTAGTAGTGGTGCATTGGTATTATTTGCTGATTTTATGAATAAAATTGACGCTCAGAGTCGGCAAGTTAATGTCCCAGCCAGTATTGAATTAGTACGCTTTGATAATAAAAGTGGCCGGGCAGTGGTAGAAGCCTGTGATAATTCGCAGTTACTACCAGCGGTGACTACCGGCTTGATATATGAAACCCAGTGCGAACAGGATCCTAATCAACAAAAGAAGAAGTCGTGGCTTGAAAGGCTGTTTAGTGAATAACTAAGCTAGATACAAAACAACAAACGTTAATGAGAGCTAATGTTAGTCTTAAAATTAAGGACTTGGTGATATAAAAAAAGCAAATCAGGGATTTGCTTTTTTGTTTTATCTGCCTAGTGTATGCTCTTTGAAAGGGATTATTTTAAGTATTCGAAAATTTTAAATACTCGGTTAACGCCGCCAACATTACGTGCAATATCAACGGCAATGGCGGCTTGAGCTTTAGTAATTAACCCCATAAGAAACACTTCGCCATTTTCTGTCACGACTTTAATGTTACTCGAGTCGAGTTCTTCATTGCCAAATAACGCGGCTTTTACTTTTGATGTTAGCCAAACGTCGTTGGTTTTTGTGGTAAAAGACGTGGTATTACTAACACGAATTTGGTTGTGAAGTTGGTTGACACCATTAACGTCATTAATCGCTTTTATCGCTTGGTCGCGTAAATAACTATTAGGCGCTTGTCCAACAACCAGTACGCTGCCATTAACACTGACAACATGCAAATTAGTGTTGTTTTTTAAGGCCTCGCTATTCGCTATATTGGCATGGGCATCGAGTTCAATTTTCTGATCGTCTATTTGATTACCCAAAGAGCGATTATCAGTTGCGACACTTGCGCCACCGACCACACCAACGACAGCAGCAGCAACACAGCCTTGCAGCAGGGCTGCTAAAGCAAGTGTGCTGATAATTGATTTTATCGACATATTAACCCTCAGATTGCGGAAATAGTGTAGTATCTATAATGTCACATAAACAATGAATAACCACTAAATGTACTTCTTGAATACGTGCGGTTCGGCTTGAAGGCACACGAATCTCAACATCATTTTCACCTAATAGCCCCGCAATATCGCCACCATCACCGCCGGTTAAGGCGATAATAGGCATGTCACGTGATACTGCGGTCTCAATAGCTTTAATAACATTACGCGAATTACCGCTAGTTGAAATAGCCAGTAGCACATCACCATTGTTACCTAATGCACGTACTTGCTTGGAAAAAATTTCATCAAAATGATAGTCATTACCAATTGAAGTAATGGTTGAACTGTCAGTTGTGAGCGCTATAGCGGGTAATGGCGGACGTTCGGTTTCGTAACGAT includes the following:
- the mrcB gene encoding penicillin-binding protein 1B encodes the protein MAAKKTSQTSTKKTRKAKPENAKISEKMANSRVKRLLRWSFWFTVKMSVLLMFMLFIYSIYLDGKVRDKFEGQRWQVPVQVYGAVEEYSIGSKLALTNLKQALIANRYKKVTKAQRPGEFALSKSRAIIYRRAFDFGGGIEPAQEITIDLANGKVQALYRNNEHVSQLRLEPLLLDRILPESKEDRVLVSLQTVPEKLLDTLLLIEDRDFYFHHGVSPFGILRALYQNLRAGRTVQGGSTLTQQLVKNMFLTREKTLWRKANEAIMALILEYRYSKDQLLEAYINEVYLGQHYANGIYGFGLAADFYFGKSIQSLNSEQMAMIIGQVKGPSYYDPWRFPERTTKRRDLVLRLMYQEEIISRHEFERAVESPLSIRKKRRVQQQKFPAYLQLVKAELSRHLSEYQQQSGVRVFTRFSINQQLALQASIDQQLPSLEEKSGSELQVAMVISDVKSGGIRALAGGKEAGYAGFNRALHAQRPIGSLIKPAVYLAALERYQRFNLASIIEDRAITLANAGGQAWQPKNYDGKYRGQVHLIDALVSSLNVPTVNLGMQLGLDNVAKAIHLLGYQDDIVTRPSMLLGALNMSPVQISQLYLPIANHGVAEKSHAIERIVSARGETLWQFQALDQQIISTQAAYLLDFALNKVTTSGTARSLTWRLKGTDVAGKTGTTNDQRDSWFVGYDNNTLVTAWLGRDDNKPTKLTGSSGALVLFADFMNKIDAQSRQVNVPASIELVRFDNKSGRAVVEACDNSQLLPAVTTGLIYETQCEQDPNQQKKKSWLERLFSE
- the dolP gene encoding division/outer membrane stress-associated lipid-binding lipoprotein; its protein translation is MSIKSIISTLALAALLQGCVAAAVVGVVGGASVATDNRSLGNQIDDQKIELDAHANIANSEALKNNTNLHVVSVNGSVLVVGQAPNSYLRDQAIKAINDVNGVNQLHNQIRVSNTTSFTTKTNDVWLTSKVKAALFGNEELDSSNIKVVTENGEVFLMGLITKAQAAIAVDIARNVGGVNRVFKIFEYLK
- a CDS encoding phosphoheptose isomerase; translated protein: MLERIKSNFTESIQTKIAASELLAGPIEQAGMTMVQSLLAGNKILACGNGGSAGDAQHFSAELLNRYETERPPLPAIALTTDSSTITSIGNDYHFDEIFSKQVRALGNNGDVLLAISTSGNSRNVIKAIETAVSRDMPIIALTGGDGGDIAGLLGENDVEIRVPSSRTARIQEVHLVVIHCLCDIIDTTLFPQSEG